The Ovis aries strain OAR_USU_Benz2616 breed Rambouillet chromosome X, ARS-UI_Ramb_v3.0, whole genome shotgun sequence genomic sequence TGTTCTTTATGAAGCAGAATTAAATATGTAATTTCAGTGTATAGTGCTCTGCTAAGCACCATTCTCAGTAAGTTAAGTACTTGTGTTTTGGAGATAATTTTTATTACTCTAAAATCTTATCTACAGAGAACAGGGGTATGAAAGTGAATTTTGCTTTGACAGTGAGGAGTTGTGCTTCTTTGCCCAGTGTTCTGTCGCTCACCAGCAAAAGGATGTCTGATccatgctgcagctgctgctgctgcttaatcgcttcagtagtgtctgactctgtgtgaccccatggactatagcccaccaggctcctctgtccatggaattctccaggcaagagtactggagtgggttgccatgctctcctccaggggatctttccagcccagggatcaaaccatggtcttctgcattgcaggcaacttctttaccactgagcgaccagggaagccattcTGGCCCCTAGTAGgcactaaataaatgtttcttgactGAATAAACAACCCACAGAGGGTAATAGCCAGGTATTACTAGGACCAAAGTAGTTTAAATAGGTAGAAGGGACTGTAGTATATTATGGCTCTTTAGAATTATGTCATGATTTCATCTGAAACCTAGGCTGTCTATATATtctaaagaactctcctgccttGAGAACCATGAGGAATTTTGGGGGAAGAAGGGACAGAAGTATAGCAAATTAGAGACTAGCATCTGTATGTTGTCTTACTCTCTGGCAGCTGATTTCATCAGTTGACCCACAGTTCCTGAAACTCACCAAAGTGGATGACCAAATCTATTCTGAGTTTCGGGAAAATTTTAAGAATCTCAGGATAGATATACTGGATCCAGAAGAGCTCAAATCAGAATCAGCTAAAGAGGTAAGAATCCTCTCTTTTAAATATTGCTTAGCATATGATCAACAATTATTGATCATGAATACATTTTTATACCTTTAGACTTGGGAGTGGGTTGTTTTAAGACAGATACGTTAAGAAGCAGGGCTTTTCTGTAGTTTAATAAACTAATATGTTATTAAATGAATGTTTTTCTGGTTTATAGATTTTTCATGTTCACTGAATATGGTTCTTTTTCCACTTTGGTTTGGACCTTTTATCACTACACACCTAGCTCTTTCAGAGGAGAAGTAATAAATTTTTTTATGTGAGTAGTTTAACCAGAAGGCTTAGATAAAAGGTTGGCAAATAGAGTACAGAAAGGTGTTTGAGTCCTCTGGATTTAAAATCATATCACAAGCTGTGGATAATTGGAAAACTTGTGTTTTGCATTGCTTACTTGATTATCTTCTACTTTTACAGAGCACTAAAATGCTTATACTTAGGAAATGGTTTTCCTTGAGAGTAGACTCTTGGCTTATGAAGAATGAAAACTTTTAACTCTAAGCAGGCTGTTACTGATCTTTGGAAAACTGCCTTTGTTGAATGgacttctttcttaaaatttaactttGTGACTTTGGGCCTAATTCCTGCCTTCTTTGTCTTATTTGTGCTTCAGTGGGAATGAGTAACCATTTTGGGCTGAACTAGCAAATAACTTAAAACAGAGAATATACTTAAGAAATTAAAGTTTAATTCTCTTCTCTAGACAAGGATTTAAGTATTTTATCAGATTTAAATATTGTTCATGGTGGAAAATACCAGCTTAAAGATGCCAAAGATAGCACAGAAACTCATAGCTAGTGAAACTAGCAATCAGCTCAATTCTAGTCTCTTTCACTGTGGTTATTTTCCTTACTGGGGAAACGGAAGCCCCTCTCCTGGCCCGACTTCACCAGCCTCCTGCATTTCTAGCTAAGatattttttttgcctttatagaAGTGGAGGCCATTCTGCTTAAAGTTCGATGGGATTGTGGAAGACTTCAACTATGGTACTTTGCTGCGACTGAACTGTTCACAGGGCTACACTGAAGAAAACACCATCTTTGGTAAGTTTCTTGCCTTTGGGATTGATTCTGAATAAGGAGAGTGAGGAGTCTGGTTTTACTGATGAATCAATAACATGGATAGTTTGGGAATCATTTTGTTATAACTTTAAAGATCATATTACTGTATCTTGAGTAACTGGAGATAATAAGTATTTTCAGCTTCATTTAGTATAGGATTAGAATTTCACATCTCTGAATCTTATGACTATACTTGAATGCTTTGTATGTTAGTTCAACTTAACTAGGACTAGGACAGTAATCAATTCTACTCACCTTTCAGCACCCAGGATACAATTTTTTGCCATTGAAATTGCTCGGAATCGAGAAGGTTATAACAAAGCAGTTTATACTGGTATTAAGGGCaatgaagagaaagaagccagcaATGGAGGAGACAAAGGAGCCAACAGcagaggagaagaagaaaaaggagccaacagaggaggagaaaaagagaagaccaatgaaagagaagaaaaagagaaagaagcctACAAAGAAATCAACAAAAGTAGTGAAACAACTATGTGAGGTAGTCAGGGAACAGCACTCTAGAAGCTATGATTCAAGTGAGTCTGCAAGTACCATGTTGCTACTTGCACAGGTCCCTGTGGTCAAATGTATTAATATCTCCTTTTTTAGTGGAAGGACATGCAGAAGGACATTTTTCTGGCCTAATTATCAGAAACTGCAGTGCTTGTTCTCTTGTGTGAACTGGCTTGAAGACTATTAGTGGGGTCTTAGTTGATGGTTTGTTGGTTCAGACCACCAGTCAAGTAAGAAATCttgtaaataaatttcttttggtTCTTATGACTATATATCTGTGACTGACTTTTAAAAGGTATTGAAAATTATTTGACATGATATTTTAGTGCGTAATCTTTGTCATGTCATATATATAATGATTTATGCTTATTTCTCAGGGCTTTTCACTACTTCCTGTAGTGAAGTTCATTCAAACCTGTAAAGTTGCACATGGTTTTGGATTAGAAATTCTTACGTAAAATTGACTGTTGCTGTTTGAATTACTGTagctttctgattttatttgctATATCTCTCAAAAGATTTGATAAATACTCTACAGGGATTAATAGCAGCAGCCTGAATCTGTCAGTCAGGGAAACACAGTGCAGTTCATCTTCGAGGAGCAAGAGACTAGACCTGCTTTAGTACCTGCTTTTCTTTTGTAATCAAGTTGTTACCtgaatacagcagaaattaataatgAAATACAAAGCTTAGtagaatgtctttgcttttataaTACTATGGACAATAGCACATATACATTAAATACAAAATGAACATATTTCTAAATGGTATTTTGTCAGACTTCAAAAATAGACCAAGTGATTCTGTATGGATGGGGGAAGTTCCTTCTCATCTAATGACTTTTAAGAGTGCATGTTTTCAGTTATCTTTAGAAATGTAGAGATTTGTGCATGTCCCCATAGACATACTGATTTTGTTTGCTAAAGCTAGTTAGAGGAAGCTGCAATGTTTATAGTACACACAGTAAATACTCTTAAAAGTCTAACCACAGCATGATCATGCAAGAAAAGATATACCAGAGCAGAGGAGGGTGAATGAGACTTTATTTCCCTCAGTGGACACAGAAGACAAAAGTTAAAATGAATGAGTTATCCCTTAGGCAGGAGCTACACTAGAGATGCACGCAGCCAGCAGAAACAATTGTGCACAAAGCAAATAGGTTTCTCCACGAATTCTCTTGGGCCAGTTCTTAAAAGCTTTTTAAACATCTgttgaagttttcattttatagaatatatttttaaaaaggtagagtGTTAATATAAAATACTAGGTGGACTTTTTGAGATTAAGAACATGCTTTATTCTATTaaacttttcctttgattttgcAGAGAATATGAAACATACTGTTGAAAGTCACACTGCTTTAAAACAAGAGGCATCTGTCTATAAACTAGGTTATAAAAGGTGGtaagaagaagagaaataagaaCACAGAACACTTTGTGCtaaccatttgattttttttaattaatttattctaattggtggctaattacagtattgtggttTTTGCCGCACattgccatgaatcagccatgggtgcacgtgtccccctatcctgaacccccctcccacctccccactccatccctctggattgtcccagagcactggctttgagtgtcctgcttcatgcatcaaacttgcactggtcgtctattttacatatggtaatatatatgtttcaatgctgttctctcaaatcatcccaccctcgccttctccctcagagttcaaaagtctgttctttacatctctttctcttttgctgtctcacatatacgAAAGTGATTActgtttttctaaattccatatatatgtgttaatatactgtattggtgtttctctttctgacttcactttgtataataggcttcagtttcatccacctcattagaactaactcaaatgcattcttttttatagctgagtaatattccattgtatatatgtaccacaacatccttatccattcatctactgatgggcatataggttgcgtccatgtcctagctattgtaaatagtgttgcagtgaacattggagtacacatgtctctttcaattctggtttccccaatgtgtatgcccaacagtgggattgctgggtcatatggcagttctatttccagttttttaaggaatctccacactgttcaccataatgactgtactagtttgcattcccaccaagagtgtaagagggttcccttttatctacacactccagcgtttattgtttgtaaactttttgatggcagccattctgaccagcatgagatggaacatcattgtggttttgatttgcatttctctgataatgaatgatgttgagaatcttttcatatgtgtcttagccatctgtatgtcttctttgaagaaatgtctttttagttctttggcccacctttcgattgggttgtttatttttgattttgaatTGATCAAAAGGGGTAATATTCTGAGTGAGTCCGGTGTAATCAGGTGAGACATTAAAGGAgacaagaagcagcagcagatgtttctGTTGACCTTAAAGAAGCAAACAGATATGTGACAGAAGGACATTACATGGCAAAGTGTTGAGAGTGACATCTGGGAGCTGAGAATGCCCCCACGCTGAGAGACAGCAAGAAAAATGGGATGTTACTCCTAGAGTTGAAAGGAACTGAATTTTGTCAACAACTGGTAAGTTTGGGAGAAGAACTCAAGCCACAGATGAAATTATAGTGCTGGTTGACATCAAGATTTCAGCCCTGTGAGGACCCAGTTATGTCATACCTGGACTCTTAATCTGCAGAACTAGCGAGATAATAATAGGTATTGTCTTAAGCCACTAGTTATGTGTTAATTTGTTATAGAGCAGTAGAAAACTACATAGACTTTGGTAATAAAAGTGGACTGCTGCTGTAATAAGTACCTAAAGTGTGGGAATGACTTTGGAATCAGGCACTGGATGGAAGCTGGAAGAATACTGTGTAGCCTAAATTGCCTTGTACAGACTTTCAGTAGAAATATGAACTTTAAAGATGCTGCTGGTGAGGGATCAAAAGGAGGTGTTATTGTTACTGGAAACTGGAAGAAGGGGGAACCTATTAGTAGGTGGTAACATTGCAGAGGCCAGGAAGTTTGAGATTTGAGTTCTTGCTCTGAATTATTTGGAAGGTGATAAGAGGCCAGTATTGACATTATATTTAAACATCAGATTTATTCAGATTTTGGTACCAATCCAGTGATTTATCTCCATGACATCTTTTGGAGGCAGGGAAAGAGACTAATTTTTGCATTTACAGAAAGGAATACTGAAGCCATTTAAAActtttaagccattaagtttgtggtttgttacagcagcagtatAAAATTAATAAGCATAGTGAACCCTGCTCCCAAAGTAGAGACATTTATTGCactgtcattatttattttgaaactaaACAAGGATATGGGTATGTTGTACCAGAAGATTGGAGAAGTGAACTGCACCCAAAGTGAGCTTCAATAATTCTAAACTGTTTAGAACTTATTCTCCAAAGGAACTCCTGTAGTTGagtctgtgtgtgttgtgtgtcagGTGATATTGGTATAACTGGGAGTTCTTTAAATTAGATTCTGTGTACAATAAAATGCTTattagtgatatatatatatgtatcaaatgagcacatatcatatatataatatgtatattatgtacatatatattacatattatacatatataatatgtaatattatatatatatattaaggtttccaaggtggctcacatggtaaagaatctgtctgcaatgcaggagacctgggtttaatccctgggtcaggaagatcccctggagaagggaataattacccactccagtattctttcttgcctggagaattccatggatagaggagcctggcaggctatagtccatggggttgcaaagagtcagacatgactgagcaactaagactttcacttcacttttgaaagtgcttccctcatggctcagttggtaaagaatctgcctgcaatgcaagagagctgggttcgattcttgggtcgggaagataccctggagaagaaaatggcaacccactccagtattcttgcctggcaaatcccatggacagaggagcctggtgggctacagtccatggggttgcaagaattggacaccgtttagcaactaaaccaccaccatatatatataaactcaacAGTAGGACCAAGAAATGTGTTTCTGGAGAGGTGTGTTTTTATCATTGACATTGTTTAAAATTGCCAGATCATGGTGATAATTAAAGCTGATCAGTTTCTATTGGTTTattaccatttttaaattttctacagATAATGTagctttttttggtttgtttgcacCAGTGTAGATGATTCTCACTACTCCACATTTGTACTCCACAGTTGCTTTTAtatgttgttgggttttttttttttttcagataaatggTTAATATCTTAACTGATAATTCAAAATTAAGGCCTGTATGTATGATATGTTAATGGTCATTTTTCTATGCCTACATTCTACCTCTAGAATGGTGAAAGGATTATGAATGTCAACACATTGTTGGCCTCCTGAATTGCACAGAGGTCACATGATGACCATATGTATGACTGGCTAGCTTTTTCCTGCTCTATTTAGGGTTTCTCTGAATTCCTCAGTATAGATTTTAACAGAAGTcagtatttatgtttttattttattaatagaaaacAAGATTGAGATAATTTTCCCTCTGCCACATAAGTAGTAATGTTGGGGCTCAGATCTGCATCTTTTGATTATTAATCTCATCTAAAATCCAAATTCCTATCCTAGAATAAGCTTCTCGCTAGAATAGACAGTTAATATGGATGAGGAATTGAAGCATTCAACAATAAGCATTCAATTGTGAAGTGAGGCACTGAACTAGTTTAAACTCTTCAACatgttttaaatttctctgtctttttccaTCTAAGAGGTTCCTTTTTATATATGCAACTGAGATATTTAAAAGCCATGATGGCATAATTACTATATCCataatattttcttcaatttcaaaattatattttaatttcttaaccTTTCCTATGAACTGAGTTTGGCTGACGTTTTCGAGTACTTTGTAgttttttgtaatttctttttctttttgaggctTTATTCTGTCTTCCTGAAATAAGTTTTATCAGGCTACCTCACTAGACACTCTAATATATATTATTGGTTGGTTTTTACAttgtaaataaagaaaattgaaaatgccTTAACTTAGAGGATAAACCTTTGCAAGTGGAAGATGTCTCAGAAATCTAATTCAAAAATCTcctttttctgtgaaaaaataaaaagacactacAGGATGTACTTTACCCAGTTGAAAAATCCTCTATGTATGTAAAGATTGTTTATTAACTTACTTATCATCCTTCCTGTTATACTAAGAACACTGTACATGACATAATTCCATAATGTTTCCATTGTCCTATATACCTTCACAAGACACTTCTTTCTAGAAAACAGCTTTAAAATAATCTCTGCTTCTCTATGATTTAGGATTCTTATTATGTcctttctgtttcag encodes the following:
- the PBDC1 gene encoding protein PBDC1 isoform X1; the protein is MEATGGTEELVSGELVSVAHALSLPAESYGNDPDIEMAWAMRAMQHAEIYYKLISSVDPQFLKLTKVDDQIYSEFRENFKNLRIDILDPEELKSESAKEKWRPFCLKFDGIVEDFNYGTLLRLNCSQGYTEENTIFAPRIQFFAIEIARNREGYNKAVYTGIKGNEEKEASNGGDKGANSRGEEEKGANRGGEKEKTNEREEKEKEAYKEINKSSETTM
- the PBDC1 gene encoding protein PBDC1 isoform X2, which produces MEATGGTEELVSGELVSVAHALSLPAESYGNDPDIEMAWAMRAMQHAEIYYKLISSVDPQFLKLTKVDDQIYSEFRENFKNLRIDILDPEELKSESAKEHPGYNFLPLKLLGIEKVITKQFILVLRAMKRKKPAMEETKEPTAEEKKKKEPTEEEKKRRPMKEKKKRKKPTKKSTKVVKQLCEVVREQHSRSYDSSESASTMLLLAQVPVVKCINISFFSGRTCRRTFFWPNYQKLQCLFSCVNWLEDY